TCTAAGCGCGAGGACACATGAACTGGACGTGGAGCTTTCAGGCGATGGTGCTGGCGGGGGGCATGATACTGCTACACGGGTGTGTCGCGCCGGAGCCTCGGCAGGAACTCTTCGCGCCGACCGATGCACAAATGAAAATCCGGAGCGCGCAGACGCGTTCGTTCGAGGTGAAAGATCAGACCGTCGCCATGCGAGGGGTCATTGCGGCCTTGCAGGATCTGGGGTTCATCATCGAACGGGCCAACGAACCGCTCGGACTCGTCACGGCGGCCCGCTTCGCCGAACCCAACTATTACGACGTGCTCGGCGTCACGGTGACGGTGCGGGCCCAGGAGGCCGGGAAGACCATGATTCGGGCCAATGCGATCTATAACAGTAAGCCCATCGACGATCCCAAGGTCTATCAGAATTTCTTTGCGGCGGTCGAGCGGTCGTTGTTTTTGGTGAAGGATTAGCCGGTGCGGCGTCTGTTGCGCTCAGAAACGATCAGCACAGGACCTGTCAGGTTCGTCCGCGGCCTCGCAATGGCTGGTGTTCTGTTGGTGCTCCTGTCGGCAGCTGCCTGTTCGCCCTATGAATGGCGTCACGAAAACCAGTGGGAGTCGCGTGATCAGATCTGGCTGTCTGAAGCCAGTCAGGTGAAAGTGCGAGCCGCGCAAAGTCGTGTCTTCGACACCACCGATCGTCTGAAAACCATCCAGGCAGTCGTGTCGGCGTGTCAGGATCTGGGGTTTGCCGTGGAGGTGCTCGATGAAACGTTGGGCATCGTCTCTGCTAAGAAGTTCGACGACTATGAATCCTCTCGCCTCCGTGACGCGTCCTATCATCTCTACCGGGACGATGGTCTCCTCATACTCACGCGGCAGTTCCGAAGCTGGGGCCCCTTTTACCATCGCAGCAATCTTGTGCGCCTGACCGTGACGGTTCGGCCGCGAGGGACGACGCAACTGGTCGTGCGGGCCAGCGCGCAGTATTATTTGAAAGCCGTCGAATCTCCTGAACCATACCAACAGTTCTTCCGCACCCTCGAGCAGGCGCTGTTCATACAGGCAAATATGCTTCAGTAGGCAGCCTGTGCCCCACGACCGATCTGAACGGCTGGAGTCGATTGAGGACTAGCTGCTCGATTGGCCGACGGCGATCTTCTGACCTCCGTTCAGCTTTCCGGACGTGAAGACCGGATCGAGGTTAAACGCGACACTGATGCGAGGTGCGACCCCCCGGTAGGTATTGACCGCATGAAACAGCCAGCCAGGAAACAGCAGACATTGGCCGGAGGTGGGGGTATACGAGATGCTGGTACCGGCATCATGCAACTCGGTCATGCTGTATTGCAGGTAGGGCGCCAGCATGCGCGGCAGGCAGCCGCGTGGATCGTAAATCTGTAATTCGCCGCCCTTCGTCTCCTGCGGACACACTTCACCGACATCGACGTAATAGACCCCGGCCCAAAAACTGCCCGGGTGTGAGTGGGCCGCATTGGCGCCGCCATTCCGTTGTACGTTCGCCCACACCTCGACCACATCCCAATCAGGCCGGCAGCCCCCATGCCCGCAGCGTTCAGAGAGAGTCGTGACTTGTTTGGCGACTTCGATCACCGGAGCAAATAACGCGCGTAACGGCTCACCCGCCCACTCCAGCATCGACAGGTCGTGGGGAGAAGACCAGCCGATGACCTCCGTATCCCGATGGGGCGGAACGGAGGCCTCTCGTTGCAAAATCAACGTGGAGAGTGTTGCGTTGATGCGTTCGTGGTCAGCCGGAATGAAGGCCAGCAGAGGCGTGGAGAAGAGCGGAGTAATGTGGATCTCGATCTCGGTCGGCATGGAGGACATCCCATACTGCGCTACGACCGTCGATTCGCCGCACGGTAGCTGCCCGTGCAAACGAATGTCAACCTAGGGATTTGCCCAGGGTTGGCGATTGTCATCAGGAATGGCCCATCGGGATGGGCACGAGTGTATGTATGAGGATCTGCAGCCAAGACCTCCCCGCTGTTCGCGAGAGGCCGACAGCCGGCTTGACAGCTCTTCATAGGGAGGCCTAGCCTGAATCGACGAGTGGGTGTGCTCTCACTTGGGGGCACGGCCGTCAGTGTCGGTGCAGAATCAGGTGCGCGCCAAGAAAGAGGAGCGAACGATGAAAAACGTGGAGATGACCGTTGAGGGAACGCTGTTGACCATCAAGGTGGATTTATCGAAGGAATTCGGGCCGTCGGCTTCGGGGAAGACGATCATCATCGCGTCCACTGAGGGCAATGTGACGATTCCAGGGCGAGAGGAGAAGGTCGGATTGAATATCTATCGCAAAAAGCCTGCATAACAAGGTGGGCTGTGATCCGGCGTCGAGACGTTCGCCTTCCGGCGAGTTTCGTGACGCACTGGATGCAGCCCGATATCCTGCTGGATTCTTGTCGTTGAAAAGAGGACAATGGCTCACAGAGCGCGGGAACGGTCGTATCAAGACCTCTTCGGTTTCGTTGACCGCCATGCTGATGTCCACGCCACTGGCTGCGCAGCCCTCTCCCACGATCCTCGTCGTGGATGACGATCCCGACATTACACTCGTCCTGCAGGATCTTCTCGAACATGCCGGATATCGCGTGCAGGTGGCAGGGACTGGCGCGGAGGCTCTCACCAAGGTCAAAGCCGAGTCTATCTCCGCGGTGCTGCTGGATCTGATGCTCCCTGACATGGACGGGCTCTCTGTGTTGGCACTCCTCAAAGAACACGATCCGCTGTTGCCGGTGATCATGCTGACCGCGTTTGTCGAAGTGGCGAAGAAACATGCGTCTCTCACCGAAGGGGCCTTCGGGTATCTCACCAAACCCTATGACGGGGAAGAGGTGAAAGCGCTGATCAAGCGGGCCGTCGGGGTCAAACATCTGTCCCTGGAAGCCGCCTCGGCCAGGCAAGCACTCACCGCCAGCGAAGAGCGGTTTCGAGAGGTCGTCCAGACGGCTCCTGATGCGATCGTGCTGGCCAATGGCGAGGGGGCCATCTTGTCATGGAACAGCGCGGCCGAGCGCCTGTTCGGCTATCCTGCCGTTGAGATCCTGGGGCAGTCCTTGACGCGGATCATGCCGGAACGGTACCGGGCCGATCATGAGCGGGCACTGGCGAGAGTGCGGACGACCGGTGATCTGCGACTGAAGGGCACTGTCGTCACGATGCACGGCTTGCACAAGGACGGCAGGGAATTTCCGATTGAAATGTCGCTCAGCAGTTGGATGTCCGGCGGGCAACGTGTGCATTGCGGCATTGTGCGGGACATTACGGCGCGCAAAGAGGCGGAGGCGCGCCTGCTCCAACAGCAGATCGAGCAACAGGTTCTCTTGGATTTAATCCCGGCCATGGTCTGGTACAAGGATTCGCACAATCGTATTGTGCGCGCGAATCGCCGTGCCGCCGAGTCCTTGCACAAAACCGTCGCCGAGATTGAAGGGCGTCACACCGATGAGTTTTATCCTGAGGAGGCCGAGCGGTATCATCAGGACGATTTGGAAGTGATCGTGTCAGGTCGGGCGAAACTCGGTATCGTTGAGCCGTATCAAACGGGCTCCGGTGAAAAACGCTGGGTGCAGACCGACAAGGTTCCGTATCTGGACACGAAGGGCAATGTGATCGGGGTGTTGGTGTTTGCACAGGATATTACGGAGCGAACACGGCAGGAGGCAGCCTGTCGGGAACGGGAAGAGTTGCTGCGTCTCGTGATGGCGGCATCGGTAAATAGTCTTCTCGTGTCGGATGCCGAGGGGAAGATTGTGTGCGCGAACGCTGCTGCCGAACAGCAATTCGGGTACGAGACTGACGAGCTACGCGGCCGGCTGCTCGCACAGGTCTTCGTCGATCCGCCTCGTGATCAAGGCCTGGGGACGGAGATGAGCGCGGATCAGCGAGTGGGCAGGCGTAAGGATGGGACAGCATTTCCCGCCGGGGTAGAGGTCAGGCGGCTGGAAACGGCGAAAGGAGTACATCTCGTGGTGGCGGTCACTCCTGCGGATGGGGCGGCATGAATTTTCGCTTTGCGTTCATCGTTCTGGTTCTCTGTTTCATCGCCCTATTGCTCGTGGTGGGGATTCGCACGGCGATTCTATGGTTGCGGATTCACTATCCGCTGCGCGCGAATACCATTCTTGCCGGTGCATGCATCGTGGCGGTTGCCGCGGGCGTGATGCTGGTCGTCGAACTGACGGATCAGCCGCGGTTCCGAGCGCATGATCTGCTGACCCTGCAGGAGCCGGTCGTGGCAAAGACGGTCCCTGCTGATCGAGGGGCAGGTAGCCTGACGTGCGTGGTGGATGTGCATGAACATCTCGGTGTCGTGGACGTGGACATCGAGCAGGGTCTGCTGAGAGCGAAGGTGGAAAGTAATAATACCGCCGGACCGGCATTTTGTCCGATCGGATCGGATGTGCGCATCGATCTCACGTGGCTTCATCGTCTGTCGGTGACCCGTCGACAGACTCAGATGAGCGGCTCCTGACCGCGCCGGTGACCGCTCTTGACTCACCAGTGAAGCGCGGCCTATCGTACGCGGGTGGGGGGAGTTAACGCCCCGGGGGAATATGTACAACAAGGGGATCGAGTGTTGAGGATGGTGTGCATGCCCGGCTCGTACCGGGAAGCCTGAAGTCCTCCCGAGGTCTCCGCCGTATCTACCTCTCCTCGGTAGGTGCGTCCTCCTCCCACCCAAATTACCCCGCATCGAACATGCTGTTCGTTCCGCATTCCTGCCTGCGTCATGTGACGTCGCCCGTGTGTTGACTGCCGCGACGAGAATCCCCTCAAGGCTTGACTCTCCGGATCGTTCCCTGTAAACGACGAAGAGGATACGTATTGCTTCAGCCGGGTCTGCCATGCCGCCCGTTGTGAATTCCTTGCTTGAGAGGTTGAATGGCCATCAAGACATCACGCTCACGTGCCGCTTCCTCCGCACCTGCAGCCGCATCCGATTCGAGTGAGCCAGCCGCGACGCCGTCCCGTAAGAACGCTGAAACCGGAGCACCGTCCGCTTCCGGGGTGACGGCCGTGGAAATGGGGGCCCGGCAACGGGAGATTTCCGTCTCCGAATTTTTTACGAAGAACCGGCATCTGCTTGGATTCGACAACCCCCGCAAGGCGCTGCTGACCTGTGTCAAAGAAGCCGTCGACAATTCGCTGGATGCCTGTGAGGAAGCCGGGATCCTGCCGGATGTGACCGTGAAACTGGAGGTCGTGACGACCGGTCAGACTCCGGTCGCGCCGAGTCAGGCGACCCGATTTCGCATCACCGTCACCGACAATGGTCCGGGGATTGTCCGGCAGCAGATTCCGCGCGTGTTCGCCAAGTTGCTGTACGGCTCAAAGTTTCACCGCATGCGGATGAGCCGCGGGCAGCAGGGCATCGGGATTTCCGCCGCCGGCATGTACGGGCAACTGACGACCGGGAAACCGGTCAAGGTGATTTCCCGCACGGGTCCGCGGGCGGCGGCCCACTATTTCGAGGTGCAGATCGACACGAAGAAGAACGAGCCGCTGGTGCACGACAATAAACAAATCGAATGGCATCAGCCGCAAGGGACTGAGGTGACCCTCGAGGTTGAGGGGCGGTATCAAAAGGGGCGGGCGTCGGTCGACGAATGGTTGGAGCAGACGTCAATTGCCAATCCGCATGTGCGGCTGGTCTACCACACCCCTGAGGGTGAGACGAAGGAGTATCCTCGCACCTATCATGAATTGCCGCCGTCGCCGAAGGAAATCAAGCCCCACCCCTACGGCATTGAATTCGGCGCCCTGCTGAAGATGCTGCAGGATACCAAGAGTCACACCGTCGCCGCATTTTTGGCCAGCGACTTTTGCCGTGTGTCTCCGGCGTTGGCGGAAGAGATGTGTAAAGCGGCCAAACTGTCGCCCAACACCAAGCCCCGTGACGTGAAACATCAGGCCGCGGAGATCTTGTACAAGACCATCCAGGCCACCAAGATCATGGCGCCGCCGACGAACTGTATTTCCCCGATCGGAGAAAAGGCGATCCTGTCGGGTCTGTACAAGCAGATCAAGGGCGAGTTTTACACCGCGGTCAGTCGTCCGCCGGCGGTGTACCGGGGGTATCCGTTCATCATCGAGGCCGGACTGGCGTTCGGGAAAGGTCCGGAGGAGGCGACAAAGCCTCAGCAGGCCAGTGCGCCGCTCGCGGAAGGTGAGGACCACGGGCATGAAACGGAGCTAGCGCGGGTGATTCGGTATGCGAACCGGGTGCCGTTGCTCTATCAGCAATCCGCCTGCTCGACCTTCAAGGCCGTGCTTAGCACCACCTGGCGGAACTACGGTGTGAGCCAGTCGCGGGGCGCCTTGCCCGCCGGCCCGATGGTGATTTTCGTGCACATGGCCTCCGTCTGGGTTCCCTTCACGAGCGAGTCGAAGGAAGCCATTGCGGACTATGACGAGATCCAGAAAGAAATCACGCTGGCGCTGCGTGAGGCAGGACGGCGATTGGGGATCTTCCTGCGGAGGCGTGAGCGGGCTGCGAGTGAATTCCGTCGCCGGAATATCTTCGATTTGTATATCGAGGAGGTGGTCGCCGCCTGTAATCGTTTGAAAGGTGGACACTTACCTGTCGAAAAATTGAAAGGGCAGCTGCATAAGATCGCGAGCTCGCGTACGGGCGGCATCAAGACCGATGAAGCGTTGGGGAAGACAGGTGCGGGACCTGAAGGATTGCCGCATTCGATCATCGTGACAGCTGAAGGAATCGAAGGCGAGACGGAGATTGCGCAGCAGGCTCCCGCGGCAGACGCCGGCACTCCGGTGTCGATGCCTGCGGATTCCGTCTCGGGACGGGATGCACCGGCAAAGACCAAGCGGGCCGCCAAGCCTAAGGCGGAACCCATGACACGCAAGGGGACCAGCAAGGCTAAGGCCGCAGGCGGGCAGCAGGACATGTTCGCCGTCGAGCCGACTCCGGCAAAAAAGGCGGCACCCCGTCGGCCATCATCCGGTGCAGCCAAGCCCACCCGTAAGAGGACATAGGACAGGTTATGGCACAGGCAAAACCCAAGAAGAACGGCATCGTAGGCAAGAAGCTGGTCGGCATGGCCGATGTGGTGATTGCGGCGGCACAACGTGCAAAAGACCCCACCTTCGAGATTCCGATCCGTGCGTTGTCGAATGTGTCGTTCAATCCCCGTCGCGGGCTGATCGAAATGGGGGACAAGAAGCAGTCCCGTTCGTTCTTCAACGTCGGCATGGCAAAAAAGTTCATGCAGACCATGCTGGTCGCGGATGCGTTGGCCGAGCTGCAGCAGGCCGATCTGACAACCTCGTTGAGGGAAATCTACTACCGCACGAAGCACACGATCCAAGACTCGCACGAAAACACGTTTGATACGCAGGACGAGTCCGACCCGATCATCGAGGATCTCGAAGTGTCGTTGGTGGCCTTGCGTGAGGAACTCCACGTGCGAGCGGAGAACAGTGGGAGCATCGTCGGGCCGGTGGTCTTTGGCGATGACGGCGATCGGGTGGATTGCGCCAAGCTGGGCAAGGGCGGCTATTCCGTACCCTCCATCGTCGAGCCGGAGTATCTCGAAATCCGTCGTTGCACGGCCGATTTTCTTCTCTTGGTGGAAAAGGGCACCCAGTGGAACCGGCTGTCGGAAGACAAGTTCTGGCGGCGCTACAATTGCGTGCTGCTGACCGGCAACGGTCAGCCGCCGCGCGGTGTCAGACGGCTGGCGCGCCGTCTGCATGAAGAATACAAATTGCCCGTCTACGTGCTGGTGGACAACGATCCCTGGGGGTACTATATCTATTCCGTCGTGAAGCAGGGGTCGATCAATCTCGCGTTTGAAAGCCAACGGATGGCCATTCCGAAAGCGAAATTTATCGGGCTGTCCAGCGCGGACCCGGAACGGTACGAGTTACCGCGCAACGTGGGGATCAAACTGAACGAGAAGGACATCACCCGCGCGAAAGAACTGCTGAACTATCAATGGTTCCAGAAGCCCGCGTGGCAGCAGGAAATCAAACGCATGCTCACGAGCGGGCTGAAGTACGAACTCGATGCGTTAGCCAACAAAGACTTTCAGTACTTGACCAAGAAGTACCTGCCGAGAAAATTGAAAGAGAAGGATTGGCTGGACTAGTGCCGGCCGTGAGGGGATCGTGAGGACACAGGGGCTGGTCCGGCGGTTGATGCATGTGCAGGCGTTCGGCGTCGGGCTCGGTGCGTTGTTGTGGCTGGCGCCCGCGCTCGGGATCGCGCAGACGACCTCGCCGCCTTCCCCTCAACAAACGCCGCAGGGCCAGAGCGCTCAGACTCCTGGAATTCAGCCGCTGATTCAGAATCCCTTCGCGCAGCAATCCACCATCTCGTCGACCGCCTCCGGGGCCAGTGCGCCCCAAAGCAACACCGTGCCATCCAGCCAAGGCAAGTCGTTCGGGACTATCGGCAAAGGGTTGCCGGGAATGACAGGCGGGCCGGCCCTGAACGCTCCCCTGGGATCGCAGGATCCTTCCTCACGCTATATGCGGCCCACCGTGATTCCGCCGCTGTTCTGCGATCCAGCCATCAACATTCCTTGCTGATTGGCGCGGTCGAGGAAACGAGCGAGCCGAGACTTTGCCTTTGAGGTCTTTCAGGATTTTCGCGTGAAGGTGCCGCGTGGTTCGATCCGGATGCTGCCGGTCGGCGTCATGGCGCCCTGAGGGTTCTCGGCGTCCAGCCACACGTTGAAGCGGACGGT
This is a stretch of genomic DNA from Nitrospira sp.. It encodes these proteins:
- a CDS encoding 2OG-Fe(II) oxygenase family protein produces the protein MPTEIEIHITPLFSTPLLAFIPADHERINATLSTLILQREASVPPHRDTEVIGWSSPHDLSMLEWAGEPLRALFAPVIEVAKQVTTLSERCGHGGCRPDWDVVEVWANVQRNGGANAAHSHPGSFWAGVYYVDVGEVCPQETKGGELQIYDPRGCLPRMLAPYLQYSMTELHDAGTSISYTPTSGQCLLFPGWLFHAVNTYRGVAPRISVAFNLDPVFTSGKLNGGQKIAVGQSSS
- a CDS encoding DNA topoisomerase IV subunit A → MAQAKPKKNGIVGKKLVGMADVVIAAAQRAKDPTFEIPIRALSNVSFNPRRGLIEMGDKKQSRSFFNVGMAKKFMQTMLVADALAELQQADLTTSLREIYYRTKHTIQDSHENTFDTQDESDPIIEDLEVSLVALREELHVRAENSGSIVGPVVFGDDGDRVDCAKLGKGGYSVPSIVEPEYLEIRRCTADFLLLVEKGTQWNRLSEDKFWRRYNCVLLTGNGQPPRGVRRLARRLHEEYKLPVYVLVDNDPWGYYIYSVVKQGSINLAFESQRMAIPKAKFIGLSSADPERYELPRNVGIKLNEKDITRAKELLNYQWFQKPAWQQEIKRMLTSGLKYELDALANKDFQYLTKKYLPRKLKEKDWLD
- a CDS encoding DNA topoisomerase VI subunit B; this translates as MTAVEMGARQREISVSEFFTKNRHLLGFDNPRKALLTCVKEAVDNSLDACEEAGILPDVTVKLEVVTTGQTPVAPSQATRFRITVTDNGPGIVRQQIPRVFAKLLYGSKFHRMRMSRGQQGIGISAAGMYGQLTTGKPVKVISRTGPRAAAHYFEVQIDTKKNEPLVHDNKQIEWHQPQGTEVTLEVEGRYQKGRASVDEWLEQTSIANPHVRLVYHTPEGETKEYPRTYHELPPSPKEIKPHPYGIEFGALLKMLQDTKSHTVAAFLASDFCRVSPALAEEMCKAAKLSPNTKPRDVKHQAAEILYKTIQATKIMAPPTNCISPIGEKAILSGLYKQIKGEFYTAVSRPPAVYRGYPFIIEAGLAFGKGPEEATKPQQASAPLAEGEDHGHETELARVIRYANRVPLLYQQSACSTFKAVLSTTWRNYGVSQSRGALPAGPMVIFVHMASVWVPFTSESKEAIADYDEIQKEITLALREAGRRLGIFLRRRERAASEFRRRNIFDLYIEEVVAACNRLKGGHLPVEKLKGQLHKIASSRTGGIKTDEALGKTGAGPEGLPHSIIVTAEGIEGETEIAQQAPAADAGTPVSMPADSVSGRDAPAKTKRAAKPKAEPMTRKGTSKAKAAGGQQDMFAVEPTPAKKAAPRRPSSGAAKPTRKRT
- a CDS encoding PAS domain S-box protein, with translation MKRGQWLTERGNGRIKTSSVSLTAMLMSTPLAAQPSPTILVVDDDPDITLVLQDLLEHAGYRVQVAGTGAEALTKVKAESISAVLLDLMLPDMDGLSVLALLKEHDPLLPVIMLTAFVEVAKKHASLTEGAFGYLTKPYDGEEVKALIKRAVGVKHLSLEAASARQALTASEERFREVVQTAPDAIVLANGEGAILSWNSAAERLFGYPAVEILGQSLTRIMPERYRADHERALARVRTTGDLRLKGTVVTMHGLHKDGREFPIEMSLSSWMSGGQRVHCGIVRDITARKEAEARLLQQQIEQQVLLDLIPAMVWYKDSHNRIVRANRRAAESLHKTVAEIEGRHTDEFYPEEAERYHQDDLEVIVSGRAKLGIVEPYQTGSGEKRWVQTDKVPYLDTKGNVIGVLVFAQDITERTRQEAACREREELLRLVMAASVNSLLVSDAEGKIVCANAAAEQQFGYETDELRGRLLAQVFVDPPRDQGLGTEMSADQRVGRRKDGTAFPAGVEVRRLETAKGVHLVVAVTPADGAA